From one Magnolia sinica isolate HGM2019 chromosome 18, MsV1, whole genome shotgun sequence genomic stretch:
- the LOC131232868 gene encoding probable receptor-like protein kinase At5g24010, translating into MEKQLQNHMNLSLLLILLFSSLQPISSAFTPSTNYLILCGSNNSTQIDGRDFTVDSNSNSVLLSDSKISIEDPNPSPNSSPLYHTARIFTKASSYEFNIENKGHHLVRLHFYPFFHQKYNLSSAIFDVSAIGFTLLKDFSIPNKTHVLKEYIINIDTSKLVISLIPSGNSTLPMAFVNAIEVFTVPNDLISDSAKLIPPTKRNMFEGLSKQGLETVHRINVGGPNISPFNDTLWRNWIPDDGYLLLNSAAMATNYSGPIKYPSIGLSREIAPEYVYNTAREMNKLNMVTPNFNITWNFQVTVGFQYLVRMHFCDIVSPVADQLYFNVYIHNSFAYEDLHPFDLTSRTLAAPFYQDFVASPDSLGVIRISVGPSRMSSSGKINAILNGLEILKISNSAGSLDGSVSGNSNSGSGRKHISVGVVVGSVIGGVVIISLLAAVFLVVIKRRKVQKKPKETGAVWSSSQMGANSISGGSRLTDGGTVSPSFNINLGLQISFTDIKLATNNFDDNSVIGAGGFGKVYKGVLRDGTRVAVKRGGMPGSKQGFPEFQTEIMLLSSIRHRHLVSLIGYCEEQSEMILVYEFMENGPLKKHLYGSNLPCLSFKQRLEICIGAARGLHYLHTGWSQGIIHRDVKSSNILLSEDYVAKVADFGLSKLGPSFDETHVSTAVKGSFGYLDPEYFRRNQLTDKSDVYSFGVVLLEVLCARPVIDPSLSRENLAEWALLKHKKGLLEEIIDPRIADQVNSNSLRKYWETVERCLAEYGVDRPAIGDVLWNLEYVLKLQETGLQREAYEDSSSQATDIPLPTVRRVPSTTIRVDEDETTPMDSDRSEVTTSKVFSQLMTHEGR; encoded by the coding sequence ATGGAGAAACAGCTCCAAAACCACATGAACCTCTCTCTCCTCCTAATTCTCCTCTTCTCCTCTCTTCAACCCATCTCATCAGCTTTCACTCCTTCAACTAACTACCTCATCCTCTGTGGCTCCAACAACAGCACACAAATCGACGGCCGAGATTTTACCGTCGATTCCAATTCTAATTCAGTCCTCCTCTCAGACTCAAAGATCTCAATCGAAGATCCAAACCCATCTCCAAATTCATCTCCTCTCTATCACACCGCAAGAATCTTCACAAAAGCTTCTTCCTACGAATTCAACATCGAAAACAAAGGCCACCATCTGGTACGCTTACATTTCTACCCTTTCTTCCATCAGAAATACAATCTCAGCTCTGCCATTTTCGATGTTTCCGCTATTGGGTTTACTCTGTTGAAAGATTTCAGCATCCCGAACAAAACCCATGTCCTGAAAGAGTATATAATCAACATCGACACATCAAAGCTTGTAATTTCACTCATCCCTTCAGGCAATTCTACATTGCCGATGGCctttgtcaatgccatcgaagttttCACTGTCCCCAATGATCTGATCAGCGATTCTGCAAAGCTAATACCTCCAACCAAGCGCAACATGTTCGAAGGTTTGTCTAAGCAAGGATTAGAAACCGTTCATCGAATTAATGTAGGCGGGCCTAACATCTCACCCTTTAATGATACTCTGTGGAGAAATTGGATCCCAGATGATGGGTATCTTCTATTGAATTCTGCTGCCATGGCCACCAATTACAGCGGCCCGATTAAGTACCCAAGTATTGGTTTGAGCCGTGAGATCGCTCCCGAATACGTCTACAACACCGCTCGTGAGATGAATAAGCTCAACATGGTGACCCCAAATTTCAATATCACTTGGAATTTCCAGGTGACTGTTGGATTCCAGTACCTTGTCCGGATGCATTTCTGCGACATCGTTAGTCCTGTAGCTGATCAGCTGTACTTCAATGTCTATATCCATAATTCATTCGCGTATGAAGATCTTCATCCCTTTGATCTCACCTCCCGCACGCTCGCGGCCCCTTTCTACCAAGACTTCGTGGCAAGTCCAGACAGTTTGGGAGTTATTCGCATAAGCGTCGGCCCTTCGAGAATGAGTAGTTCTGGAAAAATCAATGCTATATTGAATGGATTGGAGATCCTGAAGATAAGCAATTCAGCAGGTAGCTTGGATGGAAGCGTTTCAGGTAATTCAAATTCGGGAAGTGGGCGTAAGCATATTTCAGTCGGCGTTGTCGTTGGTTCAGTCATTGGTGGTGTTGTGATCATCAGCTTGTTGGCTGCTGTGTTTTTAGTGGTGATCAAACGCCGGAAGGTGCAGAAGAAACCAAAGGAAACAGGGGCCGTGTGGTCATCTTCACAGATGGGGGCGAATTCGATCAGCGGTGGAAGTAGATTGACAGATGGAGGGACTGTGTCCCCTTCGTTTAACATAAACCTTGGATTACAGATCTCTTTCACGGACATTAAGCTGGCAACTAACAACTTCGATGATAATTCTGTTATTGGGGCAGGCGGATTCGGCAAGGTCTATAAAGGGGTGCTCCGAGACGGGACGAGAGTCGCAGTGAAACGAGGTGGGATGCCAGGGTCCAAGCAGGGCTTCCCAGAATTCCAAACTGAAATTATGCTCCTATCGAGTATCCGCCACCGGCATCTTGTATCACTGATTGGGTATTGTGAAGAACAGTCAgaaatgatattggtttatgagttcatggagaatggtccaCTGAAGAAACATCTATACGGCTCGAATTTGCCCTGTTTGTCTTTTAAGCAGAGGCTTGAGATCTGCATTGGTGCTGCGAGGGGCCTACACTACCTTCACACAGGCTGGTCGCAGGGGATCATACACCGGGACGTGAAATCATCGAACATCTTGCTCAGTGAGGATTACGTGGCTAAGGTGGCTGATTTCGGGCTGTCAAAGCTGGGGCCTTCCTTTGACGAGACCCATGTAAGCACTGCTGTGAAAGGCAGCTTTGGGTATCTTGATCCAGAGTATTTTAGGCGGAATCAGCTGACCGACAAGTCCGATGTGTATTCATTCGGCGTCGTGCTTCTTGAAGTCCTCTGTGCACGACCTGTCATAGATCCCTCACTTTCAAGGGAGAATTTAGCAGAGTGGGCCTTGCTTAAGCACAAGAAGGGGTTGCTAGAGGAGATCATCGACCCGAGGATTGCCGATCAGGTCAATTCAAATTCTCTAAGGAAGTATTGGGAGACAGTGGAGAGATGTCTGGCTGAATATGGTGTGGACAGGCCGGCAATTGGCGATGTCCTGTGGAACTTAGAATATGTACTGAAACTCCAAGAGACTGGATTGCAGAGAGAAGCATATGAAGATAGCAGCAGCCAAGCAACAGATATACCACTGCCAACCGTTCGACGAGTGCCTTCTACCACTATCAGAGTCGATGAAGATGAGACGACCCCAATGGACAGCGATCGGTCGGAGGTTACCACAAGCAAGGTTTTCTCACAGTTGATGACCCATGAGGGTAGATGA